GGCCGGAACCACCGCACGCCCCGCCTGGCTTTCATTATTATTATGGGCATATGGGCCCTGTCTGTTGGGTTCAGCTTGCGGTACGGTGATCTCTGGGAATCCCTCCTCTCACCTGCCAGCACCAGCATAAATGTCGCACTGCATGAAGGGAGGGTGAAGGGCACCATTGTGATCCAGTTCCTGGTCGGGTTTCTGATCCCGTTAGCCTTGATCTTGATCCCAACCTTGTACATTGTTCTAGCTGCCAAGCTGAGAAGGAACAGGCTGATCCAATCCACCAAGCCACTCAAGATCCTTCTTGGCTTGACCGCGACCTTTTTCCTCTACTGGCTGCCGTATCACGTCTTCTCCTTCCTGCTGATCTCACCTAAGTACCCCCCTTCTTTTCTTGTCACAGAAAGCAATTTTGCTTGTGTTGTGTCATATATCAACAGCTGCCTCAACCCCATCTTCTACCTGACCATGGAGGAACAGTTTCTGAGTTACTGGCAATGTGC
This genomic window from Mauremys mutica isolate MM-2020 ecotype Southern chromosome 17, ASM2049712v1, whole genome shotgun sequence contains:
- the LOC123351947 gene encoding chemokine-like receptor 1, with translation MVFPILSLVLSGLALLAGLLLNGYVIFVTSCRVERTASTVWFLNRAIADFLFIVCLPFRFIFILNLVRAKILNNTVTSLHMFSSAFLLTALSVDRCILVARPEWGRNHRTPRLAFIIIMGIWALSVGFSLRYGDLWESLLSPASTSINVALHEGRVKGTIVIQFLVGFLIPLALILIPTLYIVLAAKLRRNRLIQSTKPLKILLGLTATFFLYWLPYHVFSFLLISPKYPPSFLVTESNFACVVSYINSCLNPIFYLTMEEQFLSYWQCACNPQTTENSELEMVE